A genomic segment from Microcoleus sp. FACHB-672 encodes:
- a CDS encoding ABC transporter ATP-binding protein: protein MTSLSPPTQAPENRRSRENDWRLFLRLVPYARRSGRLLAISLVLLVPLSFAGAIQPIIVGQAISLIRSEPNTFDFLQGKPLSQGLNILAGLLLLTVVIRLALESVQSYLVQKVGQKITADIRNDLFHHVTSLAVRFFDRTPVGRLITRLTSDVDALGEVFSTGAIGIITDLFSIVVITITMFTLQWQLALMLLLMLLPVAGVIIYFQQQYRKANYKAREELSSLNATLQENITGIGVVQLFRREQFNSELFRTINLRYIKEVDKTIFHDSAVSATLEWIALVAIGGVLWLGGVRVMEDALSFGTLSAFILFAQRLFDPLRQFAEKFTAIQAGFTAVERISDILSEPIEIRDPEAASVKSHLSAAGSEQLGEIRFEHVWFAYKEDEYVLKDLDFTIRPGEKVALVGPTGAGKSSIIRLLCRLYEPTKGRVLVNGVDVRQMPQAELRRHLSVILQDGFLFAGDVKSNITLGDDYSFEEIQTAAQQTNVASFMEQLPQGYNTQLRERGTNLSGGQKQLLAFARAAIRNPQILVLDEATASLDVGTEALIQDALDRLLVGRTAIIIAHRLSTIRNVDRIFVLKRGQLVESGSHEELLQQEGLYASLYKLQMLGNEASL, encoded by the coding sequence ATGACTAGCTTATCACCGCCGACACAGGCTCCCGAAAACCGGCGATCGCGCGAAAACGACTGGCGCTTATTTTTGCGTTTAGTGCCCTATGCCCGACGTAGCGGGCGTTTGCTGGCCATCTCCCTTGTGTTATTGGTGCCCCTATCCTTTGCCGGTGCCATTCAGCCGATTATTGTTGGGCAGGCAATTTCACTCATTCGTTCTGAACCCAATACCTTTGACTTTCTTCAAGGCAAACCGCTATCGCAGGGGTTGAATATACTTGCCGGCCTGCTGCTGCTCACTGTCGTGATTCGGCTAGCTTTAGAATCGGTGCAAAGCTATTTGGTGCAGAAGGTTGGCCAAAAAATTACTGCCGATATTCGCAATGACTTATTTCACCACGTCACATCTCTGGCGGTGCGATTTTTTGATCGGACACCCGTAGGCCGGCTAATCACTCGCCTCACCAGTGATGTAGATGCCTTGGGAGAAGTATTTTCCACCGGCGCAATTGGCATTATTACCGATTTGTTTTCAATTGTGGTGATTACCATCACCATGTTTACCCTGCAATGGCAACTGGCTCTGATGCTGTTGCTAATGTTGTTGCCGGTTGCCGGTGTAATTATTTATTTTCAACAGCAATATCGCAAAGCGAATTATAAAGCGAGAGAAGAACTTTCGAGTTTAAATGCCACCCTACAAGAAAACATCACCGGTATTGGGGTGGTACAACTATTTCGCCGCGAACAATTTAATAGTGAGCTATTTCGTACCATTAACCTGCGCTATATCAAAGAGGTGGATAAAACCATCTTTCACGACTCAGCGGTATCTGCAACCCTGGAATGGATCGCCCTCGTTGCTATTGGCGGTGTTTTGTGGCTGGGTGGTGTTCGTGTCATGGAAGATGCGCTGAGTTTTGGTACATTATCTGCTTTTATTTTGTTTGCCCAGCGTTTGTTTGATCCCCTGCGACAATTTGCTGAAAAATTCACCGCGATTCAAGCCGGCTTCACTGCGGTTGAACGCATCAGCGATATTTTAAGTGAACCGATTGAAATTCGAGATCCAGAGGCAGCATCGGTTAAAAGCCATTTGTCAGCAGCCGGCAGCGAACAACTTGGTGAAATTCGCTTTGAACACGTTTGGTTTGCCTACAAAGAAGATGAATATGTCCTGAAAGATTTGGATTTCACAATTCGTCCGGGTGAAAAGGTAGCGTTAGTTGGCCCTACCGGCGCGGGAAAAAGTTCGATTATCAGGCTGCTGTGCCGGCTTTATGAACCGACTAAAGGGCGGGTTCTTGTGAATGGGGTCGATGTTCGTCAGATGCCTCAAGCAGAATTGCGCCGGCATCTCAGTGTGATTTTGCAAGATGGTTTTTTGTTTGCCGGTGATGTCAAGAGCAACATTACCCTTGGAGATGATTATTCTTTTGAGGAAATCCAGACAGCCGCTCAGCAAACGAATGTGGCGAGTTTTATGGAACAGCTACCCCAAGGATATAATACCCAATTGCGAGAGCGAGGAACGAATCTTTCTGGCGGGCAAAAACAGCTATTAGCGTTTGCCCGCGCTGCAATTCGCAATCCTCAAATTTTGGTTCTTGATGAAGCGACGGCAAGTTTAGATGTAGGGACTGAAGCTTTAATTCAGGATGCGCTTGATCGTCTTTTGGTAGGACGTACTGCAATTATTATTGCTCACCGGCTTTCAACGATTCGCAATGTGGATCGAATTTTTGTCCTTAAGCGGGGGCAGTTGGTAGAGTCGGGTAGTCACGAGGAATTGTTACAGCAAGAAGGTCTTTATGCGAGTTTGTATAAGTTGCAAATGTTGGGAAATGAGGCGAGTTTGTAA
- the hisG gene encoding ATP phosphoribosyltransferase, with protein MITVALPKGALLKDCIKLLQSVGLDFSAFLDSSNRQLQIHDTTGTAKALLVRTHDVPVYVEYGQAQLGVVGYDVLREKSPKVAHLADLKFGKCRLSVAVKASSPYRQSLELPAHGRVASKFVHCAREYFHNLDMPVEIVPLYGSVELGPITGMSEAIVDLVSTGRTLTENGLIEIDVLFESSARLIAHPLSYRLNSDNLEHLISQLREATLATA; from the coding sequence ATGATTACTGTTGCTTTGCCCAAGGGCGCACTACTCAAAGACTGCATCAAGCTGTTGCAATCCGTCGGATTAGATTTCAGTGCTTTTCTCGATTCATCCAACCGGCAACTCCAGATCCACGACACCACCGGCACTGCAAAAGCCTTGCTAGTCCGGACACATGACGTGCCGGTTTATGTAGAATACGGCCAAGCTCAACTGGGAGTTGTGGGGTACGATGTCCTGCGAGAGAAAAGCCCAAAAGTTGCCCACCTTGCCGATCTTAAATTTGGCAAATGCCGGCTGTCGGTAGCGGTAAAAGCCTCTAGTCCCTACCGGCAGTCCCTAGAATTGCCGGCACACGGACGAGTTGCCTCCAAATTCGTTCACTGCGCCCGCGAATACTTCCACAATTTAGATATGCCGGTGGAGATTGTACCCCTTTACGGTTCAGTTGAATTAGGGCCAATTACCGGAATGTCCGAAGCCATTGTTGACTTAGTTTCCACAGGTCGCACCCTCACAGAAAACGGATTAATTGAGATTGACGTACTCTTTGAAAGCAGCGCACGACTAATCGCCCATCCCCTCAGTTATCGCCTCAATAGCGATAATTTAGAACACTTAATTTCCCAATTGCGAGAAGCAACACTTGCCACAGCATAA
- a CDS encoding PAS domain S-box protein → MGINTLKNRINQPADHASEADPFFKISLDMLCVAGFDGYFKRINSMWENTFSLSEEELFSKPLIEFVHPEDRESTLAAIQTLAGNTDTLSFENRYRCADGSYKRLLWNATSIPQEELIYAVAKDISNNETTAPSEPTIQTDESEAPNPKKPPKLTRTITLLRQEIRKSKRVQKQLRQSEERLRSYLELSAIGIAITSPEQGWLEVNDTLCKIFGYSRSELMQKSWESLTHPEDLPANLTQFNRALAGEIDSYSIDQRFIRSDGQTIHANISVRCVRQSDESIDYFFTLVQDTTERVQTLEAQRQSEARLNLALKAARMGVWDWDIASGQVTFSDSMEALFGLPPNSFAGTYYAFLNLIHPEDRSRMMLALACAVEAGHEYNIENRIIWPNGIVRWVAGNGKVLRDSAGNPVRMIGTVTDITARKQATESLTQANEELEMKVEARTAAFRHAIGQLHGEIAERKRVGEQLRKSQEMLQQVMDNIPQLIAWKDSNSVYLGCNRSMARVVGLCSPEDIIGKTDSDLPWKLEEANFLREGELRVMHTDTPEYHIIESHQQADGNQVWLDKNRIPLHDGAGNVVGILVTSEDITERASAEDALRKSEAQLRQQATQLEATLRQLQKTQTQLIQTEKMSSLGQLVAGVAHEINNPINFIYGNIEYASQYIQQLLEVVHLYEECYPTPMPAIQAKAEDIDLDFVTEDLPKVLNSMRIGADRIRAIVLSLRNFSRLDEAEKKRVDIHAGIDSTLLILQHRLKAKAATEGIEIIKEYGNLPLVDCYAGQLNQVFMNLLSNAIDALESRPIPRIITIRTSINSEPLRPNSDIEQSTQDITSAIIRISDNGLGMTEEVQTRLFDPFFTTKPVGKGTGLGLTIAYQIIVEKHGGRLSCNSAPAKGTEFIIEIPLQQTQEHE, encoded by the coding sequence ATGGGAATTAACACATTGAAAAATCGAATTAATCAGCCTGCCGATCACGCATCGGAGGCTGATCCTTTTTTCAAAATCTCCCTAGATATGCTTTGTGTTGCCGGTTTCGACGGCTATTTCAAACGTATAAACTCGATGTGGGAAAACACCTTCTCATTAAGTGAAGAAGAACTGTTTAGCAAGCCGTTGATTGAATTCGTGCATCCCGAGGATCGAGAATCTACCCTGGCTGCGATTCAAACACTAGCCGGCAACACTGACACACTTTCCTTTGAAAATCGCTATCGCTGCGCCGACGGTTCCTATAAAAGACTGTTGTGGAATGCCACATCTATCCCACAAGAAGAATTAATCTACGCCGTAGCAAAAGATATTAGCAACAACGAAACCACAGCGCCATCAGAGCCGACAATTCAAACGGACGAATCAGAAGCACCTAACCCAAAGAAACCCCCCAAACTCACCCGTACCATCACCCTGCTTAGACAAGAAATTCGCAAAAGTAAACGCGTTCAGAAACAATTGCGGCAAAGCGAAGAACGCTTACGCAGTTACTTAGAACTCTCCGCAATCGGCATCGCCATCACCTCCCCCGAACAAGGCTGGCTAGAAGTCAATGACACTTTATGCAAAATCTTTGGCTATAGCCGCTCGGAACTGATGCAAAAAAGTTGGGAATCGCTAACGCATCCTGAAGATTTGCCGGCTAATTTAACACAATTTAACCGAGCTTTAGCCGGCGAAATTGATAGCTACTCAATCGATCAACGATTTATCCGCTCCGATGGCCAAACGATCCACGCGAACATCTCAGTGCGCTGCGTCCGCCAAAGTGACGAATCAATCGATTATTTCTTTACCTTAGTTCAAGATACCACCGAGCGCGTACAAACCCTAGAGGCACAGCGTCAAAGTGAAGCGCGGCTAAATCTGGCTCTCAAAGCCGCTCGGATGGGCGTTTGGGACTGGGATATTGCCAGCGGCCAAGTCACCTTTTCTGACAGCATGGAAGCCCTATTTGGCCTGCCTCCAAACAGCTTTGCCGGCACCTATTATGCCTTTCTCAACCTCATCCATCCTGAAGATCGTAGTCGGATGATGCTAGCCCTCGCTTGCGCCGTAGAAGCCGGCCACGAGTACAATATCGAAAACCGAATTATTTGGCCCAACGGCATCGTGCGCTGGGTTGCCGGTAATGGGAAAGTCTTGCGAGATAGCGCCGGCAACCCCGTACGAATGATCGGCACCGTCACAGACATCACCGCACGCAAACAAGCCACCGAATCTCTTACACAAGCCAACGAAGAACTGGAAATGAAAGTTGAAGCGCGGACTGCCGCCTTTCGACACGCCATTGGACAACTGCACGGCGAAATTGCCGAACGCAAGCGCGTCGGAGAACAACTTCGCAAATCCCAAGAAATGTTGCAGCAAGTGATGGACAATATTCCCCAATTAATTGCTTGGAAAGATTCCAATTCCGTTTATCTCGGTTGTAACCGCAGCATGGCTAGGGTGGTCGGCTTATGTTCTCCAGAAGACATTATTGGCAAAACTGACAGCGATTTACCCTGGAAGCTTGAAGAGGCCAATTTCTTGCGTGAAGGCGAGCTGCGAGTGATGCATACAGACACGCCTGAATATCACATTATCGAATCCCACCAGCAAGCCGATGGCAACCAAGTTTGGTTAGATAAAAATAGAATTCCCCTTCATGATGGAGCTGGCAATGTTGTCGGTATCTTAGTTACTTCTGAAGATATTACTGAACGTGCCTCTGCCGAAGATGCCTTGCGGAAATCAGAAGCACAACTAAGACAACAAGCAACGCAATTAGAAGCGACTTTGCGTCAGTTGCAAAAAACTCAAACGCAATTGATTCAAACCGAAAAAATGTCTTCTCTGGGGCAATTAGTTGCCGGTGTAGCTCACGAAATTAACAACCCGATTAACTTTATTTACGGCAACATCGAATACGCCAGCCAATACATCCAACAACTGCTCGAAGTCGTACATCTTTACGAAGAATGCTATCCCACACCGATGCCGGCAATTCAAGCAAAAGCAGAAGACATTGACCTAGATTTTGTAACAGAAGACTTGCCCAAAGTTCTCAATTCCATGAGGATAGGCGCAGATCGCATCCGCGCAATTGTGCTGTCCTTACGCAACTTCTCCCGCTTAGATGAAGCCGAAAAAAAACGAGTCGATATTCACGCCGGCATCGATAGTACCCTGCTGATATTACAACACCGGCTCAAAGCCAAAGCCGCTACTGAGGGAATTGAGATCATTAAAGAATATGGCAACTTACCCTTAGTAGATTGCTATGCCGGCCAGCTCAACCAAGTCTTTATGAATCTCCTCTCCAACGCCATCGACGCCCTAGAAAGCCGGCCCATCCCACGGATCATTACAATTCGTACCTCAATCAACTCTGAACCCCTTAGACCCAACTCTGATATTGAACAATCAACTCAAGACATCACTTCAGCCATTATTCGCATTTCTGATAACGGCCTAGGCATGACAGAGGAAGTCCAAACTCGCCTTTTTGACCCCTTCTTTACTACCAAACCCGTCGGTAAAGGCACAGGTTTAGGCTTAACAATCGCCTATCAAATTATCGTAGAAAAACACGGAGGCCGGTTGAGTTGCAATTCCGCGCCGGCGAAAGGTACAGAATTCATCATCGAAATTCCCCTGCAACAGACCCAAGAACATGAATAA
- the rppA gene encoding two-component system response regulator RppA, producing the protein MRILLVDDEVELTDPLSRLLTREGYSVDVACDGAVGTQLASQGGYDLLILDWMLPQLSGLEICQQLRRKGDTTPVLFLTAKDTLDDRVRGLDAGADDYLVKPFELRELLARVRAQLRRSAGQEATLVAPRLRVEDLELDLENQLAYRQGRVIELSEKESQLLEYFMRHPGQLLTHAQIYQHLWAEGDKPSSNVLAAQIRLLRRKIEGAGETPLIHTVYGRGYRFGGAGDLV; encoded by the coding sequence ATGCGAATTCTTTTGGTTGATGATGAAGTGGAACTGACTGATCCTTTGAGCCGGCTGCTGACTCGTGAGGGTTACAGTGTGGATGTCGCCTGTGATGGGGCTGTCGGCACTCAGTTGGCATCTCAGGGAGGCTATGATTTGCTGATTCTCGATTGGATGTTGCCGCAACTGTCGGGGTTGGAAATTTGCCAGCAGTTGCGGCGCAAGGGCGACACCACACCTGTGCTATTTCTGACGGCTAAAGATACTTTAGATGACCGCGTGCGAGGTTTGGATGCCGGCGCGGATGATTATCTTGTTAAACCTTTTGAACTACGCGAATTATTAGCGCGGGTTCGTGCTCAATTGCGGCGATCTGCCGGCCAAGAAGCTACACTTGTTGCACCTCGGTTGCGCGTTGAGGATTTGGAACTAGATCTAGAAAATCAGTTAGCCTACCGGCAGGGACGCGTGATTGAACTGTCTGAAAAAGAAAGTCAGTTGCTAGAGTATTTCATGCGTCACCCCGGTCAATTATTGACTCATGCCCAAATTTACCAGCATTTATGGGCTGAGGGTGATAAACCTAGCAGTAATGTCTTAGCCGCACAAATTCGCCTGCTGCGACGCAAAATTGAAGGTGCCGGTGAGACTCCCCTAATTCACACAGTCTACGGCAGAGGCTATCGGTTTGGGGGTGCCGGCGACTTGGTTTAG